AAACTGATTGAGCGACAAACCGGAAATACTAGCTATGACTTAGTAAGAGATATGAAAGGCGGCGTATCTGCCTTCGTCTACCAGGGGGTAGCAAAGTTGTTTGGTCATAACCTAAAGAGTACCTACGATCCTCAAGAGGATTTCGAAATAGAGAACATCATTCGTGAATACGAACGCGTTCGCCCAATTCCTAACCCTTAAAACCGATAATTATGAGAGCTACTGTTTATGATTTTAATGCACTGGAATTTAATGGACAAAAGAAATCATTAAAAGACTTTGAAGGAAAAGTATTACTGATCGTGAATACGGCGAGTAAATGCTTTTTCACAAAGCAATTTAAATCACTAGAAAATCTGTATAAGAAATATCGCGATCTAGGCTTCGAAATACTTGCTTTTCCATCCAATGACTTCAGAAATCAAGAACCTTTAACAGGTAGAACATTAGAAACCTTCTGTCGAGTTAATCAGCAAGTCTCATTCCCGGTTTTTAAACGAATCCACGTAGTAGGCGAGTTTACCGACCCACTTTACAGATATCTGTCCGACGAGTCAGCAAATGGAAAGGTCGGCACAGCACCTTTTTGGAATTTCCACAAATACCTTGTTAATCGCCAAGGCGAGGTTGTCGATCATTTCTATTCAATTACCAGTCCTATGTCAAAAAAGGTCCACAGTAGGATAGAAGAGCTCCTTACCAATCCCTCATAGATTTATTATTTTGTACTTTTGTACAAAATGGAATTCATGAAATTAGATTTACTAGTGATGACGGTGCATCCTGATGATGCTGAATTAGGTGCTGGTGGTGTAATCGCCAAATATGTAGCTGAAGGTAAGTCCGTTGGAATCATTGACCTTACTCAAGGAGAGTTAGGGACGCGTGGCACTGCAGAGACCAGAGC
The DNA window shown above is from Sphingobacterium hotanense and carries:
- a CDS encoding glutathione peroxidase, which codes for MRATVYDFNALEFNGQKKSLKDFEGKVLLIVNTASKCFFTKQFKSLENLYKKYRDLGFEILAFPSNDFRNQEPLTGRTLETFCRVNQQVSFPVFKRIHVVGEFTDPLYRYLSDESANGKVGTAPFWNFHKYLVNRQGEVVDHFYSITSPMSKKVHSRIEELLTNPS